In Candidatus Zixiibacteriota bacterium, a single genomic region encodes these proteins:
- the tilS gene encoding tRNA lysidine(34) synthetase TilS, translating into MNRDGLSSRVSRTIIECELISRGDKLVCGISGGPDSVCMVHILTDWRRELGFEMVLAHVNYHTRGDDSDLDEDLCRKLATDLGIDMHVRAVDQEELILLKNGNFQRDARHLRYEFFARLLADIGCNKIATGHTADDVAETSLMHYVRGAGISGIGGIYPTNGNLIRPLIDCYRDEIISYLSEKRITYRIDSSNLESKYLRNRVRNQLIPLLSENYNSRVVRAIARTAHIAQATGEFLEKHVDRLWRDSVSSSRLGKILIDVRAFTSGDKILRYELIRKAYNLLLGEDNHRTSLDLELIESADRLTASEVGRRADLNSGISIERGSDQLVIFRNDVTEVCERVDVPGITRLEDFSLEVLSEICDFDGEIAKSSDCWDVQLDFDRLTPPFLLRTFRDGDRVRLLNSPGSRKLSNILIDRKIPRSLRSEIPILTAADEIVWIVGVGITDSAKLTAQTEKVLKLHAKSSVIQE; encoded by the coding sequence ATGAATAGAGACGGTCTCTCCAGCAGAGTTTCTAGGACAATAATTGAATGCGAGCTCATCAGCCGGGGCGATAAGCTGGTCTGTGGAATCTCAGGTGGTCCCGACTCAGTCTGCATGGTGCACATTCTGACAGACTGGCGGCGCGAACTCGGTTTTGAGATGGTCCTTGCCCATGTCAACTATCACACTCGCGGTGACGACTCCGACCTTGATGAAGACCTCTGTCGGAAACTGGCCACTGATCTCGGTATCGACATGCATGTCAGAGCAGTCGATCAGGAAGAGCTGATTCTCTTAAAGAACGGCAATTTCCAGCGGGATGCGCGGCACTTGAGATATGAGTTTTTCGCCCGATTACTCGCGGATATCGGCTGCAACAAAATTGCTACCGGGCACACAGCCGATGATGTGGCGGAAACTTCACTAATGCATTACGTCCGTGGGGCTGGGATATCGGGCATCGGGGGAATATACCCCACGAATGGCAACCTGATCCGACCACTCATCGACTGCTATCGGGATGAGATCATTTCCTACCTCTCCGAGAAACGGATTACCTATCGAATCGATAGCAGCAATCTGGAGAGCAAGTATCTGAGGAACCGCGTCCGAAATCAACTGATACCGTTGCTGAGTGAGAATTATAATTCCAGAGTAGTCCGCGCGATTGCCAGGACAGCGCACATCGCACAGGCGACCGGTGAGTTCCTTGAAAAGCATGTCGACCGGCTCTGGAGAGACTCCGTTTCGTCTTCGCGGCTGGGCAAAATCCTCATTGATGTTCGTGCCTTCACCAGCGGCGACAAGATATTGAGATACGAATTGATCCGAAAAGCGTATAACTTGCTTCTGGGAGAGGACAACCACAGAACATCGCTCGACCTCGAACTCATCGAATCTGCAGACAGACTTACGGCCTCAGAGGTTGGCCGAAGAGCTGACTTGAATAGCGGCATTTCGATAGAGAGGGGTAGCGATCAATTAGTAATTTTCCGCAACGATGTGACAGAGGTCTGCGAAAGGGTCGACGTCCCCGGCATCACCAGGCTTGAAGATTTCAGCCTTGAGGTCCTGTCGGAAATCTGCGATTTCGATGGAGAGATAGCCAAGTCCAGTGATTGCTGGGATGTGCAGCTCGATTTTGACAGGTTGACTCCCCCTTTCTTGCTGCGCACGTTCAGAGATGGAGATCGCGTCAGATTGTTGAATTCACCGGGCAGCAGGAAGTTGTCAAATATTCTCATCGACAGGAAAATTCCCCGGTCGCTTCGCTCCGAAATCCCAATCTTGACGGCTGCCGACGAGATCGTCTGGATTGTCGGAGTCGGCATAACGGATAGCGCAAAACTGACCGCACAAACTGAGAAGGTGCTGAAACTCCATGCAAAATCAAGCGTTATACAGGAGTGA
- the hpt gene encoding hypoxanthine phosphoribosyltransferase: protein MSDRLQILIDQDRLARRVSELAKQISEDYRGRCPILVAVLKGGFVFMADLIRELDIEFVVDFIAIGSYGGNRNSSGAVKLLKDLNHDISGEDVIFIEDIVDSGLSLSYIYANFLARQPKSIEVVTLLDKIENRKADLRIKYVGFEIPDRFVIGYGLDLDERFRGLPYIACLTED from the coding sequence ATGTCTGACCGCCTGCAAATACTAATTGATCAGGATCGTCTGGCAAGAAGAGTATCGGAGTTAGCGAAGCAGATATCTGAGGATTATAGAGGGCGATGCCCGATTCTGGTGGCAGTCCTCAAAGGCGGATTCGTATTTATGGCTGACCTGATTCGGGAGCTTGATATAGAATTCGTCGTAGACTTTATCGCAATCGGCAGCTATGGAGGTAACCGAAATTCGAGTGGAGCTGTTAAACTGCTAAAAGACCTGAACCACGATATAAGCGGCGAAGATGTTATCTTCATTGAAGATATAGTTGACAGCGGACTCTCTTTGAGTTATATCTATGCAAACTTTTTGGCAAGACAGCCGAAATCTATAGAAGTAGTGACACTTCTTGATAAAATAGAGAACAGAAAGGCAGATTTGCGTATAAAGTACGTGGGTTTTGAAATACCAGACAGATTCGTGATCGGTTACGGACTCGATCTGGACGAGAGATTCCGCGGATTGCCTTATATAGCATGCCTAACGGAGGACTGA